In Musa acuminata AAA Group cultivar baxijiao chromosome BXJ2-10, Cavendish_Baxijiao_AAA, whole genome shotgun sequence, a genomic segment contains:
- the LOC103968737 gene encoding fruit protein pKIWI502 isoform X1 — MATTLAASCSSPPLLRPMSLLPRLRVGLSLPLRRRALTAVAAAVRQDAATWTQAPLSLVVPASADASLFHVSVDVSYAPDLAVSYTVPGQYLQLRVPASDKPSFLAIASPPSFASSRGEFQFLVKRVPGSTADLLCGLGRGDVVELSAVMGKGFQVERISPPDAFPAVLIFATGSGISPIRSLIESGFNANERSDVRLYYGARNLQRMAYQDRFKDWESTGVRVIPVLSQPDEKWSGERGYVQAAFSRTKEILNPLLTGAVLCGHKQMAEEVTSDLVADGVSEEKILMNF, encoded by the exons ATGGCAACTACTCTCGCCGCCTCGTGTTCCTCGCCCCCTCTACTCCGCCCCATGTCTCTCCTCCCCCGCCTCCGAGTCGGCCTCTCCCTTCCCCTCCGCCGCCGCGCGCTcaccgccgtcgccgccgccgtccGGCAGGACGCCGCCACCTGGACCCAGGCCCCTCTCAGCCTCGTCGTCCCCGCCTCTGCCGACGCCTCTCTATTCCACGTCTCCGTCGACGTCTCCTACGCCCCCGACCTCGCCGTCTCCTACACCGTCCCCGGCCAGTACCTCCAGCTCCGCGTCCCCGCCTCCGACAAGCCCTCCTTCCTCGCCATCGCCTCGCCGCCCTCCTTCGCCAGCTCCCGTGGCGAGTTCCAGTTCCTCGTCAAGAGGGTCCCTGGCTCCACCGCCGACCTTCTTTGTGGGCTCGGACGGGGGGATGTCGTCGAGCTGAGTGCAGTCATGGGGAAAGGATTCCAGGTCGAGCGGATCTCGCCCCCCGACGCCTTCCCCGCCGTCCTTATCTTCGCCACCGGATCCGGAATCAG TCCCATTCGTTCGCTAATTGAATCAGGTTTCAATGCAAATGAAAGATCTGATGTGAGACTTTACTACGGAGCTAGAAACCTTCAGAGAATGGCATATCAG GATAGGTTCAAGGACTGGGAATCTACTGGAGTTAGAGTCATACCTGTTTTATCACAacctgatgaaaaatggagtggtGAACGAGGCTATGTACAG GCTGCATTTTCAAGAACTAAGGAGATTCTAAATCCTTTATTGACTGGTGCTGTGCTTTGTGGGCACAAACAAATGGCTGAG
- the LOC103968737 gene encoding fruit protein pKIWI502 isoform X2, translating to MATTLAASCSSPPLLRPMSLLPRLRVGLSLPLRRRALTAVAAAVRQDAATWTQAPLSLVVPASADASLFHVSVDVSYAPDLAVSYTVPGQYLQLRVPASDKPSFLAIASPPSFASSRGEFQFLVKRVPGSTADLLCGLGRGDVVELSAVMGKGFQVERISPPDAFPAVLIFATGSGISPIRSLIESGFNANERSDVRLYYGARNLQRMAYQDRFKDWESTGVRVIPVLSQPDEKWSGERGYVQAAFSRTKEILNPLLTGAVLCGHKQMAEIATLKGKKKRKKTGIHGQ from the exons ATGGCAACTACTCTCGCCGCCTCGTGTTCCTCGCCCCCTCTACTCCGCCCCATGTCTCTCCTCCCCCGCCTCCGAGTCGGCCTCTCCCTTCCCCTCCGCCGCCGCGCGCTcaccgccgtcgccgccgccgtccGGCAGGACGCCGCCACCTGGACCCAGGCCCCTCTCAGCCTCGTCGTCCCCGCCTCTGCCGACGCCTCTCTATTCCACGTCTCCGTCGACGTCTCCTACGCCCCCGACCTCGCCGTCTCCTACACCGTCCCCGGCCAGTACCTCCAGCTCCGCGTCCCCGCCTCCGACAAGCCCTCCTTCCTCGCCATCGCCTCGCCGCCCTCCTTCGCCAGCTCCCGTGGCGAGTTCCAGTTCCTCGTCAAGAGGGTCCCTGGCTCCACCGCCGACCTTCTTTGTGGGCTCGGACGGGGGGATGTCGTCGAGCTGAGTGCAGTCATGGGGAAAGGATTCCAGGTCGAGCGGATCTCGCCCCCCGACGCCTTCCCCGCCGTCCTTATCTTCGCCACCGGATCCGGAATCAG TCCCATTCGTTCGCTAATTGAATCAGGTTTCAATGCAAATGAAAGATCTGATGTGAGACTTTACTACGGAGCTAGAAACCTTCAGAGAATGGCATATCAG GATAGGTTCAAGGACTGGGAATCTACTGGAGTTAGAGTCATACCTGTTTTATCACAacctgatgaaaaatggagtggtGAACGAGGCTATGTACAG GCTGCATTTTCAAGAACTAAGGAGATTCTAAATCCTTTATTGACTGGTGCTGTGCTTTGTGGGCACAAACAAATGGCTGAG ATTGCCActctcaaaggaaaaaaaaaaagaaaaaaaactggcATTCACGGACAATAA
- the LOC135625102 gene encoding uncharacterized protein LOC135625102: MAAGAIPATKLAYFDNMWAVQSTATLLSHLQAEDGRRALILDSTIFHPQGGGQPADTGFISGTASGFKFVVEDARLKDGLVYHYGSFENPQDDCVSIAKEGEEVNLYINPQRRDLNSRLHSAGHLLDICMRKMGLSHLEPGKGYHFSDGPFVEYKGIIPPDLLQIKSKELEKEANALILTGGKVSASVLSYNEGAEWCGGVLPSYIPTDSAPRIVKLGDHPGCPCGGTHVADIADIRNLTVTQIRTKKGLTKVFYSISP, encoded by the exons ATGGCGGCGGGAGCGATTCCGGCCACGAAGCTCGCGTACTTCGACAACATGTGGGCCGTCCAATCCACCGCCACCCTCCTCTCCCACCTCCAG GCCGAGGACGGCCGCCGAGCGCTGATCTTGGACTCCACCATATTCCATCCCCAGGGCGGGGGCCAGCCGGCTGACACCGGGTTCATCTCAGGCACCGCCTCCGGCTTCAAGTTCGTCGTGGAGGACGCGAGATTGAAGGATGGCTTG GTTTATCATTATGGTTCTTTTGAGAACCCTCAAGATGATTGTGTATCCATagcaaaagagggagaagaagttaACTTGTATATCAACCCCCAAAGACGTGATCTTAATTCAAG ACTTCATTCAGCAGGGCATTTGCTTGATATATGCATGCGGAAAATGGGCTTATCTCATTTAGAACCTGGAAAAGGTTACCATTTCTCGGATGG GCCATTTGTTGAATATAAAGGCATTATCCCACCAGATCTGCTGCAAATTAAATCAAAGGAGTTGGAGAAAGAAGCAAATGCTTTGATTTTAACTGGAGGAAAG GTTTCAGCTTCTGTTTTATCTTATAATGAAGGTGCTGAGTGGTGCGGGGGTGTTCTTCCCAGTTACATTCCAACG GATAGTGCTCCACGGATTGTGAAGTTGGGTGACCATCCTGGCTGTCCTTGTGGTGGGACACATGTTGCTGATATTGCCGATATAAGGAACTTGACG
- the LOC103968737 gene encoding fruit protein pKIWI502 isoform X3, whose protein sequence is MATTLAASCSSPPLLRPMSLLPRLRVGLSLPLRRRALTAVAAAVRQDAATWTQAPLSLVVPASADASLFHVSVDVSYAPDLAVSYTVPGQYLQLRVPASDKPSFLAIASPPSFASSRGEFQFLVKRVPGSTADLLCGLGRGDVVELSAVMGKGFQVERISPPDAFPAVLIFATGSGISPIRSLIESGFNANERSDVRLYYGARNLQRMAYQDRFKDWESTGVRVIPVLSQPDEKWSGERGYVQAAFSRTKEILNPLLTGAVLCGHKQMAEVHILLVIIC, encoded by the exons ATGGCAACTACTCTCGCCGCCTCGTGTTCCTCGCCCCCTCTACTCCGCCCCATGTCTCTCCTCCCCCGCCTCCGAGTCGGCCTCTCCCTTCCCCTCCGCCGCCGCGCGCTcaccgccgtcgccgccgccgtccGGCAGGACGCCGCCACCTGGACCCAGGCCCCTCTCAGCCTCGTCGTCCCCGCCTCTGCCGACGCCTCTCTATTCCACGTCTCCGTCGACGTCTCCTACGCCCCCGACCTCGCCGTCTCCTACACCGTCCCCGGCCAGTACCTCCAGCTCCGCGTCCCCGCCTCCGACAAGCCCTCCTTCCTCGCCATCGCCTCGCCGCCCTCCTTCGCCAGCTCCCGTGGCGAGTTCCAGTTCCTCGTCAAGAGGGTCCCTGGCTCCACCGCCGACCTTCTTTGTGGGCTCGGACGGGGGGATGTCGTCGAGCTGAGTGCAGTCATGGGGAAAGGATTCCAGGTCGAGCGGATCTCGCCCCCCGACGCCTTCCCCGCCGTCCTTATCTTCGCCACCGGATCCGGAATCAG TCCCATTCGTTCGCTAATTGAATCAGGTTTCAATGCAAATGAAAGATCTGATGTGAGACTTTACTACGGAGCTAGAAACCTTCAGAGAATGGCATATCAG GATAGGTTCAAGGACTGGGAATCTACTGGAGTTAGAGTCATACCTGTTTTATCACAacctgatgaaaaatggagtggtGAACGAGGCTATGTACAG GCTGCATTTTCAAGAACTAAGGAGATTCTAAATCCTTTATTGACTGGTGCTGTGCTTTGTGGGCACAAACAAATGGCTGAG GTGCATATTCTGCTGGTGATCATCTGCTGA